In one Prosthecochloris aestuarii DSM 271 genomic region, the following are encoded:
- a CDS encoding glutamate synthase-related protein, translating to MYNNLKTKKVKVATWSMLEEKKPEYALVAGVDLVVIRSKDQVSVLYGRCHHRGGLMADGHVEGNNLLCPLHGWDYRFDSGVSEYNNEEALQQFTAWIDTDADAVLVDEKEITLWAAEHPQPWSRESYQGLYADMKGTPEEPFNSAIHQLASTPHEAFHAHGSISAMGVPLTDLPRWEDIQILTAQLARPPLQDDTPVDTTLIIGPNARRPLQLSMPLFVSDMSFGALGREIKIALSRGAETAGTGIASGEGGMLEDEQRENSHYFYELAPARFGWDIEKVARCQAFHFKAGQAAKTGVGGLLPAAKVSEEIARVRGVALHHDAVSPAGFADLKTPRDFRRVADEVRRATGGIPVGFKMSAQHIEKDIDFALEAGTDYIILDGRGGGTGAAPDLLKNNIGVPTIAALSRARAHLDKRQADGVTLIITGGLRTESHFIKALAMGADGIAIANAAIQAAGCLSMRACNNNNCPVGIATQDPRLRERIVIERAAARLTNFLLNTMEMMKVMGRACGYSRLADFNQDDLSTWKQEMASLAGIAYAGDTGRQR from the coding sequence ATGTATAACAATTTAAAGACAAAAAAAGTTAAAGTTGCAACATGGAGCATGCTGGAAGAAAAAAAACCGGAATATGCGCTGGTTGCAGGCGTTGATCTTGTCGTCATCCGTTCTAAAGACCAGGTTTCAGTCCTCTACGGCCGGTGCCATCACCGCGGCGGCCTCATGGCCGATGGCCATGTTGAGGGCAACAACCTGCTCTGCCCCCTGCACGGCTGGGACTACCGCTTTGACAGCGGTGTAAGCGAGTACAACAATGAAGAAGCGCTGCAGCAGTTCACGGCATGGATTGACACCGATGCCGACGCGGTACTTGTCGATGAAAAAGAGATCACGCTCTGGGCAGCAGAGCACCCGCAGCCTTGGAGCAGGGAGTCCTACCAGGGGCTCTACGCCGATATGAAAGGAACTCCCGAAGAACCATTCAACAGCGCCATACACCAACTCGCATCAACCCCTCACGAAGCCTTTCACGCCCATGGCAGCATATCGGCAATGGGCGTCCCGCTCACCGACCTTCCGCGCTGGGAAGACATCCAGATACTCACGGCGCAGCTTGCCCGACCGCCACTGCAGGATGACACTCCGGTCGATACAACCCTTATCATAGGCCCCAACGCCAGGCGTCCGCTGCAACTCTCGATGCCTCTGTTTGTCAGCGACATGAGCTTCGGAGCGCTCGGAAGAGAGATCAAGATAGCCCTCTCCAGAGGCGCCGAAACTGCCGGTACAGGCATCGCCTCGGGAGAAGGCGGCATGCTTGAAGATGAACAGCGTGAAAACTCGCACTATTTCTATGAACTTGCGCCGGCAAGGTTCGGCTGGGATATTGAAAAGGTAGCCCGCTGCCAGGCGTTTCACTTCAAGGCGGGACAAGCTGCAAAAACCGGAGTCGGCGGACTGCTTCCCGCAGCAAAAGTCAGCGAAGAGATTGCCAGGGTCAGAGGCGTTGCATTGCACCACGATGCCGTCTCCCCTGCCGGATTTGCCGACCTGAAAACACCCCGGGACTTCAGACGGGTCGCCGACGAGGTTCGCCGGGCAACCGGCGGCATTCCCGTAGGCTTCAAGATGTCGGCACAGCATATCGAGAAGGATATCGATTTTGCTCTGGAAGCGGGGACGGACTATATCATTCTCGACGGCAGAGGCGGAGGAACGGGGGCTGCTCCCGATCTGCTGAAAAACAATATCGGAGTACCGACCATCGCGGCGCTCAGCCGGGCCCGTGCTCATCTCGACAAGCGGCAGGCCGACGGCGTCACCCTGATCATAACAGGAGGTCTTCGCACCGAATCGCATTTCATCAAAGCCCTTGCCATGGGCGCGGACGGCATCGCGATAGCCAATGCGGCAATTCAGGCAGCCGGATGTCTGTCAATGCGAGCATGCAATAATAACAACTGTCCTGTCGGCATCGCAACACAAGATCCGCGTCTGCGGGAACGCATTGTCATCGAACGCGCTGCCGCGCGTCTCACAAACTTCCTCCTCAATACCATGGAGATGATGAAAGTAATGGGAAGGGCTTGCGGCTACAGTCGCCTGGCGGATTTCAATCAGGACGATCTCAGCACCTGGAAGCAGGAAATGGCCTCACTTGCCGGCATTGCATATGCAGGCGATACCGGCAGACAGAGGTAA
- a CDS encoding VWA domain-containing protein, translating into MNVAFPERLTLLWLLVPVLALLVYGLGRKRRLLARLADERLLLQLAGPPGWRFEVVARVLVFVAISLLLFAFSGPRWCSGERLVKRESFDAAFVLDVSNSMRAQDVRPDRLTRAKRELVEVSRRVGRGRRSLVVFAGSAALQCPLTADQAVFETMLDIASPELVELQGTDLGGALRLAGKTLDSGKGRSSLQVIVMASDGEDHVGAGAAVAAELAVRGTNVFVIGVGGQNPVRVPVRSTVGEEPEPLLDAQGRVVMSRLEGDVLSHIASAGGGDFFLSTEDQQAARALAERLMSFDADTRWVREPLCRVELMPFFVLPALLLLFAAELMTRRRRIS; encoded by the coding sequence ATGAACGTTGCTTTTCCTGAACGCCTGACGCTCTTATGGCTGCTTGTTCCGGTGCTGGCACTGCTGGTTTACGGTCTGGGCCGAAAGCGTCGGTTGCTTGCGCGGCTTGCCGATGAACGCCTGCTGCTGCAGCTTGCGGGTCCTCCCGGATGGCGGTTTGAGGTGGTTGCGCGTGTTCTGGTCTTTGTAGCGATATCATTGCTGCTGTTCGCATTTTCAGGGCCGCGGTGGTGTTCCGGGGAACGCCTGGTGAAGCGCGAGTCGTTCGATGCAGCCTTTGTGCTCGATGTGTCGAACAGTATGCGGGCTCAGGATGTGCGGCCGGACAGGCTGACGCGGGCGAAACGGGAACTGGTTGAGGTATCGAGACGTGTTGGGCGCGGGAGACGGAGCCTTGTCGTTTTTGCCGGTTCGGCGGCGTTGCAGTGCCCGCTTACCGCCGATCAGGCTGTGTTTGAAACGATGCTGGATATTGCTTCCCCTGAACTTGTCGAGCTTCAGGGGACGGACCTTGGCGGAGCGCTCCGGCTTGCCGGAAAGACGCTCGATTCCGGGAAAGGCCGCTCTTCACTTCAGGTGATTGTTATGGCGAGCGATGGAGAAGATCATGTCGGTGCAGGTGCGGCTGTTGCCGCAGAGCTTGCCGTTCGTGGAACGAACGTGTTTGTGATTGGCGTTGGCGGCCAAAACCCGGTTCGGGTTCCTGTCCGGTCGACCGTCGGGGAGGAACCCGAACCGTTGCTCGATGCTCAGGGCAGGGTGGTTATGAGCCGGCTCGAAGGTGACGTGTTGAGCCATATCGCTTCGGCGGGCGGTGGGGATTTTTTTTTGAGCACCGAAGATCAACAGGCGGCCCGCGCTCTGGCAGAGCGTTTGATGTCGTTCGACGCTGATACCCGCTGGGTTCGTGAGCCGCTCTGCCGGGTGGAACTGATGCCATTTTTCGTGCTGCCGGCGCTGCTTCTGCTGTTTGCAGCAGAGCTGATGACGCGCCGACGCAGAATCTCATGA
- a CDS encoding VWA domain-containing protein codes for MIQEVMVFIDALHVERPLWLLLLALLPLLWLVAGKLFAVRRMRFPGIRKLRQEGLAMHPLLLVLPGLLWWCGVVLLVIALARPIFSERLSPGEAKGIDIMLALDISKSMLQEDFDGKSRLDAAKTVALQFIENRRRDRIGLVLFKGKSFTQCPLTLDHDVLSMLVRAASVDAVPESGTATGSAILIAVNRLRASESPERVLILLTDGEHNAGEVDPVTAAGIAAGEGVRIYMATVSVPGSRSGEDMLASARDLSGEVSRITGGRSFRANDANSLNRTFSEIDQLEKSRFTGQRTLQRTQLYPFMLAGALCCFLLELVLSNSIYMRIP; via the coding sequence ATGATCCAGGAAGTGATGGTCTTCATAGATGCACTTCATGTTGAGCGCCCCTTGTGGCTGCTTCTGCTGGCGCTGCTGCCTCTCCTGTGGCTGGTTGCAGGAAAGCTGTTTGCCGTCAGAAGAATGAGGTTTCCCGGTATCAGGAAACTCCGGCAGGAGGGCCTGGCTATGCATCCGTTGCTCCTGGTTCTGCCTGGTCTGCTCTGGTGGTGCGGTGTCGTGTTGCTGGTGATCGCACTTGCCCGGCCGATTTTCTCCGAGAGACTTTCGCCCGGGGAGGCAAAGGGAATCGATATCATGCTTGCGCTCGATATTTCAAAATCGATGCTGCAGGAGGATTTTGATGGCAAAAGCAGGCTTGATGCGGCAAAGACGGTTGCGCTCCAATTCATCGAAAACCGACGAAGGGATCGGATAGGGCTGGTGTTGTTCAAAGGAAAAAGCTTTACGCAGTGCCCCCTGACCCTCGATCACGATGTGCTTTCGATGCTGGTGAGGGCTGCTTCGGTCGATGCTGTTCCTGAAAGCGGGACTGCTACGGGTTCCGCTATTCTGATTGCTGTCAATCGTCTGCGTGCGTCGGAATCACCGGAACGGGTGCTTATCCTCTTGACCGATGGCGAGCATAATGCTGGAGAAGTTGATCCAGTCACCGCCGCCGGGATCGCTGCCGGTGAAGGGGTTCGTATCTATATGGCGACAGTCTCCGTGCCGGGTTCCCGGAGTGGAGAGGATATGCTGGCCTCGGCTCGCGACCTTTCCGGAGAGGTATCACGTATCACGGGAGGCCGGTCCTTTCGTGCCAATGATGCGAACAGTCTGAACAGGACATTCAGTGAGATCGATCAGCTCGAAAAAAGCAGGTTCACCGGTCAGCGTACGCTGCAGCGTACACAGCTCTATCCCTTTATGTTAGCGGGGGCACTCTGCTGTTTTCTGCTCGAACTGGTGCTGTCCAACTCGATATATATGAGGATTCCGTGA
- a CDS encoding DUF58 domain-containing protein, which translates to MAQPDTDMQELSRAIRRIEIRSKRLASEMFSGEYHSSFKGRGIEFSNIREYSWGDDVRTIDWNTSARKSELYVKLFAEERERTLLLVVDGSGSMLFGSCRRLKRGLAAEVCALLGFSALMNNDKVGLLIFTDRVEKYIPPRKGRSHLLAILEEIFTLKPVSRKTSVNAALAFIRNTHKRQAIVFLLTDLFDEDYEKGMQVLNVRHDFVLVHLSDPLDAGLPRGGIIALEDAETDEQLMLDCSTLRGAERYRTMRLYERRDLEQRLQRKNIETVFLETGRSIIGPLNRFFRYRGTRV; encoded by the coding sequence ATGGCGCAGCCAGATACCGATATGCAGGAACTTTCCAGGGCGATCAGGCGAATAGAGATTCGCTCGAAACGTCTTGCCAGTGAAATGTTTTCCGGAGAGTACCACTCGTCCTTCAAGGGGCGGGGTATCGAGTTCAGCAATATTCGGGAGTATAGCTGGGGTGATGATGTGCGCACGATTGACTGGAATACCTCTGCACGCAAAAGCGAGCTGTATGTCAAGCTTTTTGCCGAAGAGCGAGAGCGTACGCTTCTGCTTGTTGTCGATGGTTCAGGTTCTATGCTTTTCGGGAGTTGCAGGCGCCTGAAAAGGGGGCTTGCGGCAGAAGTCTGCGCACTTCTTGGTTTCAGTGCCCTGATGAATAATGACAAGGTGGGGCTGCTGATTTTTACCGACCGGGTTGAAAAATATATCCCCCCCCGAAAGGGCCGAAGTCACCTGCTGGCGATTCTTGAAGAAATTTTCACGCTCAAACCCGTGAGCAGAAAGACATCGGTCAATGCTGCTCTTGCGTTTATTCGCAATACCCATAAACGTCAGGCGATTGTTTTTCTTCTGACAGATCTTTTTGATGAAGACTATGAAAAAGGGATGCAGGTACTCAACGTCCGTCATGATTTTGTGCTTGTTCATCTGAGCGACCCTCTCGATGCCGGGCTGCCCCGAGGAGGGATCATTGCGCTGGAGGATGCTGAAACGGATGAGCAGTTAATGCTTGATTGTTCAACTCTTCGTGGCGCAGAACGTTACAGGACGATGCGCCTTTATGAGAGGAGGGATCTGGAGCAGAGGCTGCAGAGGAAGAATATCGAGACTGTTTTTCTGGAAACCGGCCGTTCCATCATCGGCCCGCTTAACCGTTTTTTCCGGTATCGTGGAACAAGGGTTTAA
- a CDS encoding AAA family ATPase: MQHDADIEDLTRKIRDASAFVGRAGAVLDQHIVGQKGVLERVFIALLGNGHMLLEGVPGLAKTLIVRTFAALFNLSFQRIQFTPDMLPADLSGTMIYNPREMEFSPRKGAVFANVILADEINRSPAKVQSALLEAMQERQVTIGEETFPLPEPFLVLATQNPIEHEGTYLLPEAQLDRFMMKVLVEYPSYEEELEIMRRSGKTCLVAGPEPIVGSDEIARARSLVDRIYVDARVMRYIVDLVVATRDPAKAGLTSLVPMIEYGVSPRASVFLLLTSRANAFLQQRAYITPEDVKSLAMDVMRHRIRLSYEAEAENITAEECITSILQHVQVP; the protein is encoded by the coding sequence ATGCAACACGATGCAGACATTGAGGACCTTACCCGAAAAATTCGGGATGCATCGGCATTCGTCGGTCGTGCCGGGGCAGTGCTGGATCAGCATATTGTCGGTCAGAAGGGTGTTCTCGAGCGGGTATTCATCGCCCTGCTCGGCAATGGCCATATGCTGCTTGAAGGCGTTCCCGGTCTTGCCAAAACCCTGATTGTGCGTACCTTTGCAGCGTTGTTCAATCTCAGTTTTCAGCGCATACAGTTCACTCCGGACATGCTGCCGGCCGATCTTTCGGGAACCATGATCTACAACCCCAGGGAGATGGAGTTCTCTCCCCGTAAAGGGGCGGTTTTCGCCAATGTGATTCTTGCTGACGAAATCAACCGCTCTCCGGCAAAGGTCCAGTCGGCGCTGCTCGAGGCTATGCAGGAGCGCCAGGTGACTATTGGCGAAGAGACATTTCCTCTGCCGGAACCGTTTTTGGTCCTGGCTACGCAGAACCCTATCGAGCATGAAGGAACCTATCTTCTTCCGGAGGCGCAGCTCGACCGGTTTATGATGAAGGTGCTGGTCGAGTATCCTTCGTATGAGGAAGAGCTTGAGATTATGCGTCGTTCCGGAAAAACCTGTCTTGTTGCCGGACCGGAGCCGATTGTGGGGTCCGATGAGATTGCAAGGGCCCGCTCGCTTGTTGACCGGATCTATGTCGATGCGCGCGTTATGCGCTATATCGTCGACCTGGTTGTGGCTACAAGGGATCCGGCGAAAGCCGGTCTTACGTCCCTTGTTCCGATGATTGAATACGGAGTCTCGCCAAGAGCCTCTGTTTTTCTGCTGCTGACCTCCAGAGCGAACGCTTTTCTGCAGCAACGTGCCTATATTACTCCCGAGGATGTCAAATCGCTGGCGATGGATGTGATGCGCCACCGGATAAGACTCTCGTATGAGGCGGAGGCTGAAAATATCACTGCCGAGGAGTGCATTACGAGCATTCTCCAGCATGTTCAGGTGCCGTGA
- the tsaD gene encoding tRNA (adenosine(37)-N6)-threonylcarbamoyltransferase complex transferase subunit TsaD, giving the protein MNILGIETSCDETSAAVVQNGRVISNIISSQLIHRDFGGVVPELASREHERLIVSVVDAAVNEANIQKNDLDIIAATAGPGLIGAVMVGLCFAQGMAYALKKPLVPVNHIEAHIFSAFIRDDSDAPPPENDFISLTVSGGHTMLCIVNQDLSYKVIGRTIDDAAGEAFDKTGKMLGLDYPAGPVIDRLAKEGNPKFHHFPRALTAQSRTSKSYRDNFDFSFSGLKTSVLQYISTHDSAYIERHLSDIAASVQEAITSVLVMKTIAAAEKYGIDAISVAGGVSANSRLRHSMQEACDRQGIRLFIPGIVYSTDNAAMIATMANLKLERGKTEPNNYDVAPFASFRG; this is encoded by the coding sequence ATGAATATTCTTGGAATCGAAACCAGCTGCGACGAAACATCGGCTGCTGTTGTGCAGAACGGCCGGGTCATCTCAAACATCATCAGCTCCCAGCTGATCCACCGTGACTTTGGCGGCGTTGTCCCTGAGCTTGCGTCAAGGGAGCACGAGCGTCTGATTGTTTCGGTGGTCGATGCCGCCGTGAATGAGGCTAATATACAAAAAAACGACCTTGATATCATAGCTGCCACAGCCGGTCCGGGCCTGATCGGGGCCGTCATGGTAGGGCTCTGTTTCGCACAGGGAATGGCATATGCCCTGAAAAAACCGCTCGTCCCGGTCAATCACATTGAAGCGCATATTTTTTCAGCGTTTATCCGTGACGACAGCGATGCTCCTCCGCCTGAAAACGACTTCATCTCGCTCACCGTTTCCGGGGGCCACACCATGCTCTGTATCGTGAATCAGGATTTGAGCTACAAGGTGATCGGCCGCACGATCGACGACGCGGCAGGCGAAGCCTTCGATAAGACCGGCAAGATGCTCGGCCTCGACTACCCCGCGGGTCCGGTTATCGACCGTCTCGCCAAAGAGGGCAACCCGAAGTTTCACCACTTTCCCAGAGCGCTTACCGCGCAATCGAGAACCAGCAAAAGCTACAGGGATAATTTCGATTTCAGCTTTTCAGGCCTGAAAACCTCGGTGCTCCAGTATATCAGCACCCATGACAGTGCATACATCGAACGCCACCTGTCCGATATCGCAGCATCGGTCCAGGAAGCCATCACCAGCGTTCTGGTCATGAAAACCATAGCCGCCGCAGAAAAGTACGGTATCGACGCCATTTCGGTTGCAGGAGGTGTCAGCGCCAATTCCAGGCTCCGCCATTCCATGCAGGAAGCCTGCGACCGCCAGGGCATCAGGCTCTTCATCCCCGGCATCGTCTACTCCACCGACAACGCAGCCATGATCGCCACCATGGCGAACCTCAAGCTCGAACGCGGAAAAACCGAACCCAACAACTACGACGTCGCGCCATTTGCGAGTTTCAGGGGATGA
- a CDS encoding type II toxin-antitoxin system RelE family toxin, with protein sequence MVWTIEFAATAEKELSKLDKSAAKRILKFLKERVATDPRSSGKALRGDHAGLWRYRIGDYRVICEFRDQTVSVLVVRIGHRKEVYR encoded by the coding sequence TTGGTCTGGACGATTGAGTTTGCCGCGACGGCGGAAAAGGAATTGTCCAAGTTGGATAAATCTGCGGCAAAGCGGATTCTCAAATTTCTGAAAGAGCGTGTTGCCACTGATCCCCGCTCATCGGGCAAAGCGTTGCGTGGCGATCATGCCGGACTCTGGCGGTATCGCATCGGTGATTATCGGGTGATTTGCGAATTTCGGGATCAGACCGTTTCGGTTCTTGTCGTTCGGATCGGGCATCGGAAAGAGGTTTATCGGTAA
- the relB gene encoding type II toxin-antitoxin system RelB family antitoxin, giving the protein MEKEKADQMIGIRIPKSVGQRLDNLAKRTGRTKTWYVREAIMAHLDDLEDIYLAEQVLERVRRGEEAVSDIDEVERRLGLDD; this is encoded by the coding sequence ATGGAAAAGGAAAAAGCGGATCAGATGATCGGAATTCGTATTCCGAAGAGCGTGGGTCAACGGCTGGATAACCTTGCCAAAAGAACTGGCCGAACCAAGACCTGGTATGTTCGCGAGGCGATAATGGCGCATCTCGATGATCTTGAAGACATTTATCTGGCAGAACAGGTTCTCGAACGTGTGAGGCGTGGAGAAGAGGCTGTGTCCGATATAGATGAAGTGGAGCGTCGTCTTGGTCTGGACGATTGA
- a CDS encoding Fic family protein, whose protein sequence is MHNIHPLPLESLVAADGERHWVGYATLQASLQCEAPLRQPCAVSTGHIRGSVRMENGIRVFDQRYRPQADAAGHIFFALKHETIDLLALKEILVRLGSAAVTAIVSAYPTRQPARTLWFLHEWLTGERLPLDDADTRMRFVPLLDAQRYFTGPPRPSRRHRIIDNLPGTRLFCPLIRKTEELQRFIDADLSRQVEEVIGRTSQEVWRRAASFLLLADSRASFAIEGECPPRNRIERWAQVIQQSGARALSLTEILSMHEALIQDHRFVAKGFRHEGVFLGERDRLGEPQPVFIGARPQDIESLIQGLVDSHGIMTEAAIDPVVHAAAIAFGFVFIHPFEDGNGRMHRALIHQILAEQHFAPPGIVFPVSAVMLDQIEEYQRTLREFSAPLMHSIQWQSIEQGNVEVLNDTADLYRYGDYTAIAEFLYRAVEQTISELLPKEVSYLTSYDKAQRAVGSRIDMPANQIRNLIMFITPYVLI, encoded by the coding sequence ATGCACAACATTCATCCACTGCCCCTCGAATCTCTGGTCGCTGCAGATGGTGAGCGGCATTGGGTTGGCTATGCCACGCTACAGGCATCGCTGCAATGTGAAGCGCCGCTCCGCCAGCCTTGCGCTGTCTCCACCGGGCATATTCGAGGCAGCGTCAGGATGGAAAACGGCATCCGCGTGTTCGACCAGCGCTACCGGCCACAGGCCGATGCTGCCGGGCACATTTTTTTTGCGCTCAAACACGAAACGATCGACCTGCTTGCCCTCAAAGAGATTCTCGTTCGCCTCGGCTCAGCGGCGGTGACGGCAATCGTCAGCGCATACCCGACCAGGCAACCGGCTCGAACGCTCTGGTTTCTCCATGAATGGCTCACTGGCGAACGCCTGCCCCTCGATGATGCCGACACCCGGATGCGGTTCGTGCCGCTGCTCGATGCGCAGCGCTACTTCACCGGCCCGCCCAGACCATCCCGGCGGCACCGGATCATCGACAACCTGCCCGGCACCCGCCTGTTCTGCCCGCTCATACGCAAAACAGAGGAGTTGCAGCGCTTCATCGATGCCGATCTTTCCCGCCAGGTCGAGGAGGTCATCGGGCGCACAAGCCAGGAGGTCTGGCGGCGAGCGGCGAGTTTTCTGCTGCTTGCCGACAGCCGGGCGTCGTTTGCCATCGAGGGTGAGTGCCCGCCGAGAAACCGGATCGAGCGATGGGCGCAGGTTATTCAGCAATCAGGCGCGCGGGCGCTATCGTTGACCGAAATCCTGAGCATGCACGAAGCGCTCATTCAGGATCACCGTTTCGTGGCCAAAGGGTTCAGACACGAAGGGGTTTTTCTCGGAGAGCGCGACCGCCTGGGAGAGCCGCAACCCGTATTCATCGGCGCTCGCCCGCAGGATATCGAATCGCTCATACAGGGGTTGGTTGACAGTCATGGCATCATGACGGAGGCGGCGATTGACCCGGTCGTCCACGCCGCAGCCATAGCGTTCGGCTTTGTGTTCATCCATCCGTTCGAGGACGGCAATGGCCGGATGCACCGGGCGCTGATTCACCAGATTCTCGCCGAACAGCACTTTGCTCCGCCCGGCATCGTTTTCCCGGTCAGCGCGGTCATGCTCGACCAGATAGAGGAGTACCAGCGCACGCTTCGCGAATTCAGCGCGCCGCTCATGCACAGCATTCAATGGCAATCGATAGAACAGGGAAACGTCGAAGTGCTCAACGACACCGCCGATCTCTACCGCTACGGAGATTACACGGCCATTGCCGAATTTCTCTATCGAGCTGTCGAACAAACAATTTCGGAACTTCTGCCAAAAGAGGTCAGCTATCTGACCTCATACGACAAAGCCCAGAGAGCGGTCGGAAGCCGCATCGACATGCCAGCCAACCAGATACGAAACCTCATCATGTTCATCACCCCCTATGTGTTAATATAG
- a CDS encoding IS3 family transposase, protein MILEAHKAEVIMLIEEAHGNGARYSKACEVVGISHRTLQRWKQCGLKDRRKGSQKTVVRKVPQETRDEIINVCNEPRFRDLTPYEIVPQLLEEGRYLASERTIYRILRKADQVHHRSELRVGYRHAKPPERKATGPNQVYTWDITYMGRTVRGLFYYAYVVKDLFDRSIVGWAVHEEESEKHSRALFARILNGGKVKLKALHADNGHPMKGDTLMALLQKLNVAVSHSRPRTSNDNSFIESLFKTMKYHVTYPNAFDTLEDARSWMGDFVHWYNTEHLHSSIGYVTPHQMRHGQAESIFELRNEEINQARQLHPERWGSRPAKQWIVNREVVLNPDKK, encoded by the coding sequence TTGATCCTGGAAGCCCATAAGGCTGAAGTCATTATGCTGATAGAAGAAGCACATGGAAACGGAGCCCGTTACAGCAAGGCCTGTGAGGTTGTTGGGATCTCTCATCGCACCCTCCAGCGCTGGAAGCAATGTGGCCTGAAAGACCGACGCAAAGGGTCACAGAAAACCGTTGTGAGAAAGGTTCCTCAGGAAACCAGGGATGAAATCATCAATGTCTGTAACGAGCCTCGGTTCCGGGATCTGACACCGTATGAAATCGTGCCCCAGCTTCTGGAAGAAGGCCGCTATCTGGCTTCAGAACGAACGATCTACCGTATCCTGAGGAAAGCTGATCAGGTGCACCATAGGAGTGAGCTGCGCGTCGGTTACCGTCATGCCAAGCCGCCGGAACGCAAGGCTACAGGCCCGAATCAGGTGTACACATGGGACATCACCTATATGGGGCGTACGGTAAGAGGCCTATTCTATTACGCGTATGTTGTCAAGGATCTCTTTGACAGATCCATCGTCGGCTGGGCGGTTCACGAAGAAGAAAGCGAAAAGCACAGCCGAGCTCTCTTCGCCCGGATACTGAACGGAGGCAAGGTAAAACTCAAGGCGCTTCACGCTGATAACGGTCACCCGATGAAAGGTGATACGCTGATGGCCCTTCTGCAAAAGCTCAATGTTGCAGTCTCGCACAGCAGGCCACGGACCAGCAATGACAACTCCTTCATCGAGTCGCTGTTCAAGACGATGAAGTACCATGTCACCTATCCGAATGCCTTTGATACGCTTGAAGATGCCCGCAGCTGGATGGGCGACTTCGTGCACTGGTACAATACCGAACACCTGCATTCTTCAATTGGCTACGTAACACCGCATCAGATGCGACACGGACAGGCAGAATCGATTTTCGAACTTCGAAATGAGGAAATAAATCAGGCCAGACAGTTGCATCCTGAACGCTGGGGTTCACGACCAGCAAAGCAATGGATTGTTAACCGGGAAGTGGTGCTCAACCCGGACAAAAAGTGA